GgtcctctagatgtgtgtagatcagattctggtcctctagatgtgtgtagatcagattctggtcctctagatatgtgtagatcagattctgttcctctagatgtgtgtagatcagattctgggactctagatgtgtgtagatcagattctggtcctctagatgtgtgtagatcagattctggtcctctagatgtgtgtagatcagattctggtcctctagatgtgtgtagatcagattctggtcctctagatgtgtgtagatcagattctggtcctctagatgtgtgtagatcagattctggtcctctagatgtgtgtagatcagattctggtcctctagatgtgtgtagatcatattctggtcctctagatgttttcagatcagattctggtcctctagatatgtgtagatcagattctggtcctatagatgtgtgtagatcagattctggtcctctagatgtgtgtagatcagattctgttcctctagatatgtgtagatcagattctggtcctctagatgtgtgtatatcagattctggtcctctagatgtgtgtagatcagattctggtcctctagatgtgtgtagatcagattctggtcctctagatgtgtgtagatcagattctggtcctctagatatgtgtagatcagattctggtcctctagatgtgtgtagatcagattctggtcctctagatgtgtgtagatcagattctggtcctctagatgtgtgtagatcagattctggtcctctagatgtgtgtagatcagattctggtcctctagatgtgtgtagatcagatGATGTtcctctagatgtgtgtagatcatattctggtcctctagatgtgtgtagatcatattctggtcctctagatgtgtgtagatcagattctggtcctctagatgtgtgtagatcagattctggtcctctagatgttttcagatcagattctggtcctctagatgtgtgtagatcagattctggccctctagatgtgtgtagatcagattctggtcctctagatgtgtgtagatcagattctggccctctagatgtgtgtagatcagattctggtcctctagatgtgtgtagatcagattctggtcctctagatgtgtgtagatcagattctggtcctctagatgtgtgtagatcatattctggtcctctagatgtgtgtagatcatattctggtcctctagatgtgtgtagatcagattctggtcctctagatgtgtgtagatcagattctggtcctctagatgtgtgtagatcagattctggtcctctagatgttttcagatcagattctggtcctctagatgtgtgtagatcagattctggccctctagatgtgtgtagatcagattctggtcctctagatgtgtgtagatcagattctgTTTCTCTAGATGCGTGTAGATCAGATTATGTTCCTCTAGATAtgtgtagatcagattctggtcctatagatgtgtgtagatcagattctggtcctctagatgtgtgtagatcagattctgttcctctagatatgtgtagatcagattctggtcctctagatgtgtgtagataagattctggtcctctagatatgtgtagatcagattctggtcctctagatgtgtgtagatcagattctggtcctctagatgtgtgtagatcagattctggttctctagatgtgtgtagatcagattctggtcctctagatgtgtgtagatcagattctggtcctctagatgtgtgtagatcagattctggtcctctagatatgtgtagatcagattctggtcctctagatgtgtgtagatcagattctggACCTCTAGATGTGTTTAGATCAGATTCTGGTCCTCTAGATAtgtgtagatcagattctggtcCTCTAGATATGTGTAGATCAGAATCTGGCcctctagatgtgtgtagatcagattctggtcctctagatgtgtgtagatcagattctggccctctagatgtgtgtagatcagattctggtcctctagatgtgtgtagatcagattctggtcctctagatatgtgtagatcagattctggtcctctagatgtgtgtagatcagattctggtcctctagatgtgtgtagatcagattctggtcCTCTAGATGTGTTTAGATCATATTCTGGTCCTCTAGATAtgtgtagatcagattctggtcctctagatgtgtgtagatcagattctggtcctctagatgtgtgtagatcagattctgttcctctagatgtgtgtagatcagattctggtcctctagatatgtgtagatcagattctggtcctctagatgtgtgtagatcagattctggtcctctagatgtgtgtagatcagattctgttcctctagatgtgtgtagatcagattctggtcctctagatgtgtgtagatcagattctggtcctctagatgtgtgtagatcagattatgttcctctagatgtgtgtagatcagattctggtcctctagatgtgtgtagatcagattctggtcctctagatgtgtgtagatcagattctggtcctctagatgtgtgtagatcagaatctggtcctctagatgtgtgtagatcagattctggtcctctagatgtgtgtagatcagattctggtcCTCTAGATGTGTGTATATCACATTCTGgtcctctagatgtgtgtagatcagattctggtcCTCTAGATATGTGTAGATCAGATTCTGTTTCTCTAGATGCGTGTAGATCAGATTATGTTCCTCTAGATAtgtgtagatcagattctggtcctatagatgtgtgtagatcagattctggtcctctagatgtgtgtagatcagattctgttcctctagatatgtgtagatcagattctggtcctctagatgtgtgtagataagattctggtcctctagatatgtgtagatcagattctggtcctctagatgtgtgtagatcagattctggtcctctagatgtgtgtagatcagattctggttctctagatgtgtgtagatcagattctggtcctctagatgtgtgtagatcagattctggtcctctagatgtgtgtagatcagattctggtcctctagatatgtgtagatcagattctggtcctctagatgtgtgtagatcagattctggACCTCTAGATGTGTTTAGATCAGATTCTGGTCCTCTAGATAtgtgtagatcagattctggtcCTCTAGATATGTGTAGATCAGAATCTGGCcctctagatgtgtgtagatcagattctggtcctctagatgtgtgtagatcagattctggccctctagatgtgtgtagatcagattctggtcctctagatgtgtgtagatcagattctggtcctctagatatgtgtagatcagattctggtcctctagatgtgtgtagatcagattctggtcctctagatgtgtgtagatcagattctggtcCTCTAGATGTGTTTAGATCATATTCTGGTCCTCTAGATAtgtgtagatcagattctggtcctctagatgtgtgtagatcagattctggtcctctagatgtgtgtagatcagattctgttcctctagatgtgtgtagatcagattctggtcctctagatatgtgtagatcagattctggtcctctagatgtgtgtagatcagattctggtcctctagatgtgtgtagatcagattctgttcctctagatgtgtgtagatcagattctggtcctctagatgtgtgtagatcagattctggtcctctagatgtgtgtagatcagattatgttcctctagatgtgtgtagatcatattctggtcctctagatgtgtgtagatcatattctggtcctctagatgtgtgtagatcagattctggtcctctagatgtgtgtagatcagattctggtcctctagatgttttcagatcagattctggtcctctagatgtgtgtagatcagattctggccctctagatgtgtgtagatcagattctggtcctctagatgtgtgtagatcagattctggccctctagatgtgtgtagatcagattctggtcctctagatgtgtgtagatcagattctggtcctctagatgtgtgtagatcagaatctggtcctctagatgtgtgtagatcagattctggtcctctagatgtgtgtagatcagattctggtcCTCTAGATGTGTGTATATCACATTCTGgtcctctagatgtgtgtagatcagattctggtcctctagatgtgtgtagatcagattctggtcctctagatgtgtgtagatcagattctggtcctctagatgtgtgtagatcagattATGTCCCTCTAGATGTGTAGATCCGATTCTGGTCCTCTAGATGAgtgtagatcagattctggtcctctagatgtgtgtagatcagattctggtcctctagatgtgtgtagatcagattctggtcctctagatgtgtgtagatcacATTCTTGCTCTCACATTGCATGATCCGGATGGTCGAACGAGGCTACATTGTATGTTGTTTTTTTATGCTGCAAAATGAATTGCCTCATTGAGGACATAAACGTGTTCTAATCTATTCTAAACCAATGCTGTTTTCATGTTTTAATCAGGTGGACCAGGCGCCCTGAGGGGATAAATAAAGTTGTATTGAATTTCCCGGAATTCAAGTTTTCTAATCTTATTTTGTCTAATCTAATCAGGTGTTCAGAGCAGACACCCTACCCCAGGCAGTGGGACTCAGAGCAAGCCTCGTACCCCAGACAGTGGGACTCAGAGCAGGCGACATACCTCAGACAGTGGGACTCAGACCAGGCCTCGTACCCCAGGCAGTGGGACTCAGAGCAGGCCTCGTACCCCAGACTGCGGGACTCAGACCAGGCCTCGTACCCCAGACTGCAGGACTCAGAGCAGGCCTCGTACCCCAGGCAGCGGGACTCAGAGCAGGCCTCGTACCCCAGGCAGCGGGACTCAGAGCAGGCCTCGTACCCCAGGCAGCGGGACTCAGAGCAGGCCTCGTACCCCAGACAGCGGGACTCAGAGCAGGCCTCGTACCCCAGACAGCGGGACTCAGAGCAGGCCTCGTACCCCAGGCAGCGGGACTCAGAGCAGGCCTCGTACCCCAGGCAGTGGGAGGGTGCAGCATCCATTGTCAGTTCTTCTTTTAACGCCTTCACCCTCCCGATCATCACACTTAACAACTGTACAGTGGAGGAGGGGGCACAGgccgagagagaggaggaagagattaTAGATGTGAAGGATTTTAGTGGAAATGGGATTGAGCAAGAGCAAGTAGCAGGTTATAGTCAAAGTCTGGATACTACAGAGAAGAATTCTTCAAGGAGGACCTCGATGAATCCCCAGGAATCCTATAGTCAATGTCTGGGTACTAAAGAGATGGATTCTTCAAGGAGGACCTCGATGAATCCCCAGGAATATGAGGGTGGTACCGTCATGACCCTAACCGAACCAGACGAAGCGCTACTGGGACAGACCCTCACCCCACAAGACTCCCAACTGTTCCCCCCATCTCCCGTTTTCAGGGCGATGACGGGGATGGGATCTCGCCTGTCACTCAACTCCCTCTCCAGCCAAGGGGGGGACCAGCCCCAGTCGGCGCGACGATGCAGCCTCACCATGGCCGTCTGTCGTCAAGGCGACCGGGCTCGTCGGTTCAGCTGTACGCGTCTGGAGCGTTCGAACAGTAAGGGATACATCAAACTGGAAACCGTGGACGGAGATTCCTTCGAGGCACCAGATGTAATGACTTCCTGTGTGCCCGACTCGAATCAGGAAGAAGAAGTAGTAGCAGAAGCAGAAGCAGCtcaaggaaaaagagagagggtgagagtcgCCCTTAGCTCTTCTTTAACAGAACTCTAGACAGATCTGTCTCAATCGTCATGTCAATCTCTTTAGACAGTGATCGAAAGTGACCTATAGAGTCAAGGTGCAGCCAGAAGGAactcaggagaggagagggagatacaTAGCTCTTCACGACACATAAACTCTAGACAGATCTCTACACAGAACTCTAGAACTATCTCTCCGTGTCTCATCATTGTAGATGGATGTCATAGGCAGTAGAAGACAGGGATCAAAACTGACCTATAGAGTCAAGGTGCAGCCAGAAGGATGTCAGGAGATCAGAgacggggaggaggagagggagggagagaacaggagacggagagggagagagaagaagagggaagggagagaaaaggagaaggagaaggagagagaaggagagatgagagggaggggagagagaaggagaaggagagagaaggagagggagagacgagagggagggagagagagggaggggagaaagaaggaggagagagaaggagagggagagggagagacgagagggagaggagagagagggaggggagagaaaaggagagggagagagaaggagagggagagggagagagagggaggggagagagaaggagatgaagggagagggagagggagagagaaggagatggagagagagggagtgggagagaaaaggagagggagagagaaggagatggagagagagggagtgggagagagaaggagagggagagagaaggatagggagagagaagggagagggagagggagagagaaggagatggagagagagggagtgggagagagaaggagagggagagagaaggagagggagagggagagagagggagagggaggggagagagaaggagatgtagagagaagggagagggagagagaaggagatggagagagagggagtgggagagagaaggagagggagagagaaggagagggagagagagagaagggagagagacatggtgcaCCCAGAAGGAGAtcagggagagagacgggaaagaagagggagaaagagaaggtgtGATGGAAATAGCCCCCACTTCTTCAACAGAGTTGTAATGTTCAACACCAATTAGGGTCCCCTGGAGAACATGGACTGAAACTATGGTTCCTACAGAACTATAGCCAGAACTCTGTCCGGTCATTTCTATGTAAGCGATAAACAACAATGGTCTGTACATTTCTCTTAAAAATATACCACGACGCAGAGAAGCAGTATATTATAtatctactgtaccagtcaaaagtttggacacacctactcattccagggtgtttaataaatgcttcacagagttcaggtaacagacacatctcaacatcaactgttcagaggagactgtgtgaatcaggccttcatggtcgaatggctgcaaagaaaccactactaaaggacaccaataataagagacttgcttgggccaagaaacacgagcaatgaacattagaccggtggaaatctgtcctttggtctgatgagtgatttcatatgtgttatttcatagttttgatgtcttcactattattctacaatgtagaaataaggaaaaaaattaagaaaaaccctggaatgagtaggtgtttggACAAACTTTGGACTGGTTCTGTATATAATACCCATTCATTTCTGATTGAGGCATTTTCTGTAGCTGGGTGCATACAGGTCTATACAGGTGTATACAGGTCTATACAGGTCTATACAGGTGTATACATGAGAGCCCTTATCAGAAAGCCATGGGGAAACAGTGATGTTTCACTTTTCAGAATAACAACACGAGAAAGACTCTTTAAAACCACAAAATAACTCAATATTCAGATCAAACTATTCCATTTTTTTGTAATGTAGCAACAGCAAATACTTTCGATTAGAAAAAAGACGTAGATACTATTtgtttaaacaaacaaaaatgttgTGTAGATTTGAATAGCACCTAtttgaaataaaaatgttttgtatAACTGGAGATAAAATTAGAATAAATTATGATGTTCTGAAATCTTCTTCCTTTGCAAATAAAACTGTTCTACAAAATAAGTTTTATTTTAGATAGGTATTGTTATGAGGTTTTAATAGCTGTCAGAAATTCAGGTAGAATAGAGTTCAGATTTGATTAAAATGATGTTAACTGTTGGACCATGTTTAATTATGCATGAATAAAGTTATAAtatataatagaatagaatatagttgagacattaaaataaaaaatgtagatCTTTGATGTTGTGTTATTGCTTTCCCTATAAGAGCAGAAATATTAAcgtctacacacacactccctctctgtctctccccatctctctctctgtctctctctctctctctctctctctctctctctctctctctccctctccctctccctctgtctgtctgtctgtctgtctgtctgtctgtctgtctgtctgtctgtctgtctgtctatctgtgtgtctgtctctctctctctctctctctctctctgtctctgtctctgtctctgtctctctctctctctctctctctctgtctctgtctctctgtctctgtctctgtctctgtctctgtctctgtctctgtctctgtctctgtctctgtctctgtctctctctctctgtctctgtctctgtctctgtctctg
This Salvelinus fontinalis isolate EN_2023a chromosome 16, ASM2944872v1, whole genome shotgun sequence DNA region includes the following protein-coding sequences:
- the LOC129813327 gene encoding uncharacterized protein LOC129813327, with product MIATGGLLRMNRRQDSQRSKNHAENQRKRKLAERKKKNDVVVVKGKLNLCSPSGLVAAVGVVVLMLGIAMAVLGYWPHEGHSQGYASRVSAGEERRDNGRMSYSKSRLVSVTWNNNKDNNKTNQTVGELTNQTVGDLTNQTVGDLTNQTVGDLTNQTSAELTNQTSDVMNGSGPQPVPVSTSPRSPSRGFLTEFLDSYLYSDNLKVFGPLVMGIGIFLFICANAVLHENRDQKTKVINLRDIYSTVIDLHSTRTKDYSPINGLVNYAQSRGSVDINSGSFNPGEMLEHGRSPWPSTTVSSHQEELGSGEQQCRRPSMAGRQRSWSRDNQGSVYSIYRDQKRRCSEQTPYPRQWDSEQASYPRQWDSEQATYLRQWDSDQASYPRQWDSEQASYPRLRDSDQASYPRLQDSEQASYPRQRDSEQASYPRQRDSEQASYPRQRDSEQASYPRQRDSEQASYPRQRDSEQASYPRQRDSEQASYPRQWEGAASIVSSSFNAFTLPIITLNNCTVEEGAQAEREEEEIIDVKDFSGNGIEQEQVAGYSQSLDTTEKNSSRRTSMNPQESYSQCLGTKEMDSSRRTSMNPQEYEGGTVMTLTEPDEALLGQTLTPQDSQLFPPSPVFRAMTGMGSRLSLNSLSSQGGDQPQSARRCSLTMAVCRQGDRARRFSCTRLERSNSKGYIKLETVDGDSFEAPDVMTSCVPDSNQEEEVVAEAEAAQGKRERVRVALSSSLTEL